In Quercus robur chromosome 10, dhQueRobu3.1, whole genome shotgun sequence, a genomic segment contains:
- the LOC126703997 gene encoding uncharacterized mitochondrial protein AtMg00860-like, whose product MFACKEVKYLGHVITSEGVHIDPKKITALQQWPIPKDIKSLRGFLVLTDYYKKFVTGYGQIAAPLIALLKNDSFSWTEEAKLAFQQLKVAMVQPPVLALPNFEKTFVVECDASRGGLGAVLMQHGIPIAFHS is encoded by the coding sequence ATGTTTGCTTGTAAAGAAGTGAAGTACCTAGGACATGTCATCACTAGTGAAGGGGTACACATTGACCCTAAGAAGATTACTGCTTTGCAGCAGTGGCCTATTCCTAAGGATATTAAGTCCTTAAGAGGGTTTTTAGTTCTCACtgattattacaaaaaatttgttacgGGGTATGGCCAGATTGCGGCTCCTTTAATAGCTTTGTTgaaaaatgattcattttcttGGACAGAAGAGGCTAAGTTGGCTTTCCAGCAGCTCAAGGTAGCTATGGTTCAACCACCTGTGTTGGCTTTAcctaattttgaaaaaacattTGTGGTGGAGTGTGATGCTTCAAGAGGAGGGTTAGGTGCAGTCCTCATGCAGCATGGCATACCTATAGCCTTCCACAGTTAG